The following proteins are co-located in the Hemitrygon akajei chromosome 25, sHemAka1.3, whole genome shotgun sequence genome:
- the LOC140716497 gene encoding ADP-ribosylation factor 6-like, which translates to MGGAFAKIFGSKEMRILMLGLDAAGKTTILYKLKLGQSVTTIPTVGFNVETVTYKNVKFNVWDVGGQDKIRPLWRHYYTGTQGLIFVVDCADRDRIDEAKQELHRIINDREMRDAIILIFANKQDLPDAMKPHEIQEKLGLTRIRDRNWYVQPSCATSGDGLHEGLTWLNSNYKS; encoded by the coding sequence ATGGGCGGCGCGTTCGCCAAGATATTCGGCAGTAAGGAGATGAGGATACTGATGTTGGGCTTGGACGCCGCCGGCAAGACCACCATCCTGTACAAGCTGAAGCTGGGCCAGTCGGTCACCACGATCCCCACGGTGGGCTTCAACGTGGAGACGGTCACCTACAAGAACGTGAAGTTCAACGTGTGGGACGTGGGCGGGCAGGACAAGATCAGGCCGCTCTGGAGGCACTACTACACGGGCACGCAGGGGTTAATCTTCGTGGTGGACTGCGCTGACCGCGATCGCATCGACGAGGCCAAGCAGGAGCTGCACCGGATCATCAACGATCGCGAGATGCGAGATGCCATCATCCTGATCTTCGCCAACAAGCAAGACCTGCCCGATGCCATGAAACCCCACGAGATCCAGGAGAAGCTGGGCTTGACCAGGATTAGAGACAGAAATTGGTATGTCCAGCCGTCCTGCGCCACGTCGGGGGATGGACTCCACGAAGGACTCACATGGCTAAATTCAAATTACAAATCCTAA